Proteins encoded in a region of the Takifugu flavidus isolate HTHZ2018 chromosome 10, ASM371156v2, whole genome shotgun sequence genome:
- the LOC130532120 gene encoding pituitary tumor-transforming gene 1 protein-interacting protein-like, translating to MGCLKADGLSLQTVFIIAVLLVGLGQSQTLSPPPTPCSAFTSCDDCLQYTRCFWCFSTNNCTYYPVSWLIPPSSLCPLSQARWGMCWINFEALVITLGVVAGIIVLAVTICCCYCCCCCMRRRSRRLRRIPFNDTKGLKRDGDHLYSRFENE from the exons ATGGGGTGTTTAAAAGCTGACGGCCTGAGTCTGCAGACAGTTTTTATCATCGCTGTGCTGCTTGTTGGTCTCGGACAAAGTCAGACTCTTTCGCCGCCACCAACGC CTTGTTCTGCCTTCACAAGCTGTGACGACTGTCTGCAGTACACCAGG TGTTTCTGGTGCTTCAGCACCAACAACTGCACATATTACCCAGTCAGCTGGTTAATACCTCCGTCCTCGCTGTGCCCGCTATCCCAGGCCAGATGGGGGATGTGTTGGA TCAACTTTGAAGCGCTGGTCATCACTCTGGGGGTCGTGGCTGGCATCATCGTCCTGGCTGTCACCAtatgctgttgctactgctgctgctgttgcatgaGACGGCGCTCCAG GAGATTGCGCCGAATACCATTTAATGACACGAAAG GTTTGAAACGTGACGGTGATCACCTGTACAGCAGGTTTGAGAATGAGTGA
- the tspan13a gene encoding tetraspanin-13a — MVCGGYVCSKNTLCALNILYCMVSLLMIGAVAWGKWLGMVSSIRVVAAVMGVGIFLLLVALVGLCGALKHHQVLLFFYMIILFLVFVLQFSVSCACLALNKEQQNHLLEVGWNKSEATQRDVEKTLNCCGFSSFDSNSTCAASCFRSSPSPSPSCQTCSSIMQEHAGKVLRFVGGVGLFFSFTEIFGVWLAHKYRNTKDPRSNPGAFL, encoded by the exons ATGGTTTGCGGGGGATACGTTTGCTCCAAGAACACCCTCTGCGCGCTCAATATTCTTTATTGC ATGGTGAGCCTGCTGATGATCGGCGCGGTGGCCTGGGGTAAGTGGCTGGGGATGGTCTCCAGCATCAGAGTGGTGGCCGCGGTCATGGGCGTGGGGATCTTCCTGCTCTTGGTGGCCCTGGTGGGTCTTTGCGGCGCCCTGAAGCATCACCAGGTTCTGCTGTTCTTC TACATGATCATTCTGTTCCTAGTGTTTGTGCTCCAGTTTTCTGTGTCCTGTGCTTGTTTGGCCCTGAATAAAGAGCAGCAG AATCACCTGCTGGAGGTTGGGTGGAACAAATCGGAGGCCACTCAGAGGGACGTGGAGAAAACCCTCAACTGTTGCGGCTTCTCCAGCTTTGACTCCAACAgcacctgtgctgct TCCTGCTTTCGCAgctctccgtctccgtctccgtcttGTCAGACGTGTTCCAGCATCATGCAGGAACACGCAGGCAAGGTTCTGCGGTTCGTGGGTGGCGTCGGACTCTTCTTCAGTTTCACGGAG ATCTTTGGAGTGTGGCTGGCCCACAAGTACAGGAACACCAAGGATCCTCGGTCCAATCCCGGAGCCTTTCTCTAG
- the LOC130532116 gene encoding regenerating islet-derived protein 4-like isoform X2, giving the protein MAKNTFENSGSHSKQKYRPEEASFVIYDQVLVNIGRENTITPENPSEKREGGHLQPLLCVLAAALGIVCVILVSVIIMLSNRIGAVKSEQEREIKNFTTQVLQLGRKTEEIARDRDLLNWTLGVILQYDVFSVNVHCPQRVCKPCEDGWIRFKSNCYLFQESSYYYHWRSWEGSRKKCNEMMADLVMIESLEEQEFINNYTKGYNDDAHGYWIGLSNNNINGTWMWINGSNFTVEYWQTQQPRYKVSCALTLPKAKPLANWGKAACDMKNRWICKKKALIKFD; this is encoded by the exons ATGGCGAAGAACACGTTCGAAAATTCTGGTAGCCACTCCAAACAAAAATATCGACCAG aGGAAGCCTCCTTTGTAATCTACGATCAGGTGTTGGTCAATATTGGTCGTGAAAACACCATCACACCAG AAAATCCTTCTGAAAAGAGGGAAGGAGGTCACCTCCAACCTCTGCTCTGTGtgctggcagcagctctgggaatCGTCTGTGTTATTCTGGTATCTGTCATCATTATGCTGAGCAACCGCA TCGGTGCAGTGAAATCTGAACAGGAAAGAGAAATCAAGAACTTTACAACACAGGTTCTGCAGCTggggaggaagacagaggagatCGCCAGAGACAGAGACCTGCTCAACTGGACCCTCGGAGTCATCCTCCAGTACGACGTCTTTTCAGTCAATGTGCACTGCCCACAGAGAG TGTGCAAACCTTGTGAAGACGGCTGGATTCGATTTAAGTCAAACTGTTACCTGTTTCAAGAATCTTCATATTACTACCACTGGAGGAGTTGGGAAGGGAGCCGCAAGAAATGCAACGAGATGATGGCAGATCTGGTGATGATTGaaagcctggaggagcag GAATTCATCAATAACTACACAAAGGGATATAATGATGACGCTCACGGCTACTGGATCGGGCTGAGCAACAATAACATAAACGGAACGTGGATGTGGATCAACGGTAGCAATTTCACTGTGGA GTACTGGCAGACACAACAACCTCGCTATAAAGTTTCCTGTGCACTAACTCTGCCAAAAGCAAAGCCATTGGCCAACTGGGGGAAAGCAGCCTGTGACATGAAGAACCGCTGGATTTGTAAAAAAAAGGCCTTAATCAAATTCGACTAG
- the LOC130532116 gene encoding regenerating islet-derived protein 4-like isoform X1 translates to MEEELNYVMPTFKRDGARAREEASFVIYDQVLVNIGRENTITPENPSEKREGGHLQPLLCVLAAALGIVCVILVSVIIMLSNRIGAVKSEQEREIKNFTTQVLQLGRKTEEIARDRDLLNWTLGVILQYDVFSVNVHCPQRVCKPCEDGWIRFKSNCYLFQESSYYYHWRSWEGSRKKCNEMMADLVMIESLEEQEFINNYTKGYNDDAHGYWIGLSNNNINGTWMWINGSNFTVEYWQTQQPRYKVSCALTLPKAKPLANWGKAACDMKNRWICKKKALIKFD, encoded by the exons ATGGAGGAAGAACTGAATTATGTGATGCCAACTTTCAAGAGGGATGGTGCTCGTGCACGTG aGGAAGCCTCCTTTGTAATCTACGATCAGGTGTTGGTCAATATTGGTCGTGAAAACACCATCACACCAG AAAATCCTTCTGAAAAGAGGGAAGGAGGTCACCTCCAACCTCTGCTCTGTGtgctggcagcagctctgggaatCGTCTGTGTTATTCTGGTATCTGTCATCATTATGCTGAGCAACCGCA TCGGTGCAGTGAAATCTGAACAGGAAAGAGAAATCAAGAACTTTACAACACAGGTTCTGCAGCTggggaggaagacagaggagatCGCCAGAGACAGAGACCTGCTCAACTGGACCCTCGGAGTCATCCTCCAGTACGACGTCTTTTCAGTCAATGTGCACTGCCCACAGAGAG TGTGCAAACCTTGTGAAGACGGCTGGATTCGATTTAAGTCAAACTGTTACCTGTTTCAAGAATCTTCATATTACTACCACTGGAGGAGTTGGGAAGGGAGCCGCAAGAAATGCAACGAGATGATGGCAGATCTGGTGATGATTGaaagcctggaggagcag GAATTCATCAATAACTACACAAAGGGATATAATGATGACGCTCACGGCTACTGGATCGGGCTGAGCAACAATAACATAAACGGAACGTGGATGTGGATCAACGGTAGCAATTTCACTGTGGA GTACTGGCAGACACAACAACCTCGCTATAAAGTTTCCTGTGCACTAACTCTGCCAAAAGCAAAGCCATTGGCCAACTGGGGGAAAGCAGCCTGTGACATGAAGAACCGCTGGATTTGTAAAAAAAAGGCCTTAATCAAATTCGACTAG
- the LOC130532117 gene encoding C-type lectin domain family 4 member M-like, with product MEEELNYVTPTFKRDGAPAREEASSVIYDQVLVNIGRENTITPENPSEKREGGYLQPLLCVLAAALGIVCVILVSVIIMLSNRISAVKSEQEREIKNFTTQVLQLGRKTEEIARDRDQLNWTLGVILQYDVFSVNVHCPQRVCKPCEDGWIRFKSNCYLFQESSYYYHWRSWEGSRKKCNEMMADLVMIESLEEQEFINNYTEGYNDDAHGYWIGLSNNNINGTWMWINGSNFTVEYWQTQQPRYKVSCALTLPKAKPLANWGKAACDMRNRWICKKKALIKFD from the exons ATGGAGGAAGAACTGAATTATGTGACGCCAACTTTCAAGAGGGATGGTGCTCCTGCACGTG aGGAAGCCTCGTCTGTAATCTACGATCAGGTGTTGGTCAATATTGGTCGTGAAAACACCATCACACCAG AAAATCCTTCTGAAAAGAGGGAAGGAGGTTACCTCCAACCTCTGCTCTGTGtgctggcagcagctctgggaatCGTCTGTGTTATTCTGGTATCTGTCATCATTATGCTGAGCAACCGCA TCTCTGCAGTGAAATCTGAACAGGAAAGAGAAATCAAGAACTTTACAACACAGGTTCTGCAGCTggggaggaagacagaggagatCGCCAGAGACAGAGACCAGCTCAACTGGACCCTCGGAGTCATCCTCCAGTACGACGTCTTTTCAGTCAATGTGCACTGCCCACAGAGAG TGTGCAAACCTTGTGAAGACGGCTGGATTCGATTTAAGTCAAACTGTTACCTGTTTCAAGAATCTTCATATTACTACCACTGGAGGAGTTGGGAAGGGAGCCGCAAGAAATGCAACGAGATGATGGCAGATCTGGTGATGATTGaaagcctggaggagcag GAATTCATCAATAACTACACAGAGGGATATAATGATGACGCTCACGGCTACTGGATCGGGCTGAGCAACAATAACATAAACGGAACGTGGATGTGGATCAACGGTAGCAATTTCACTGTGGA GTACTGGCAGACACAACAACCTCGCTATAAAGTTTCCTGTGCACTAACTCTGCCAAAAGCAAAGCCATTGGCCAACTGGGGGAAAGCAGCCTGTGACATGAGGAACCGCTGGATTTGTAAAAAAAAGGCCTTAATCAAATTCGACTAG
- the LOC130532116 gene encoding C-type lectin domain family 7 member A-like isoform X3, with amino-acid sequence MEEELNYVMPTFKRDGARAREEASFVIYDQVLVNIGRENTITPENPSEKREGGHLQPLLCVLAAALGIVCVILVSVIIMLSNRIGAVKSEQEREIKNFTTQVLQLGRKTEEIARDRDLLNWTLGVILQYDVFSVNVHCPQRVCKPCEDGWIRFKSNCYLFQESSYYYHWRSWEGSRKKCNEMMADLVMIESLEEQEFINNYTKGYNDDAHGYWIGLSNNNINGTWMWINGSNFTVEWRCERFRPGRSFPVV; translated from the exons ATGGAGGAAGAACTGAATTATGTGATGCCAACTTTCAAGAGGGATGGTGCTCGTGCACGTG aGGAAGCCTCCTTTGTAATCTACGATCAGGTGTTGGTCAATATTGGTCGTGAAAACACCATCACACCAG AAAATCCTTCTGAAAAGAGGGAAGGAGGTCACCTCCAACCTCTGCTCTGTGtgctggcagcagctctgggaatCGTCTGTGTTATTCTGGTATCTGTCATCATTATGCTGAGCAACCGCA TCGGTGCAGTGAAATCTGAACAGGAAAGAGAAATCAAGAACTTTACAACACAGGTTCTGCAGCTggggaggaagacagaggagatCGCCAGAGACAGAGACCTGCTCAACTGGACCCTCGGAGTCATCCTCCAGTACGACGTCTTTTCAGTCAATGTGCACTGCCCACAGAGAG TGTGCAAACCTTGTGAAGACGGCTGGATTCGATTTAAGTCAAACTGTTACCTGTTTCAAGAATCTTCATATTACTACCACTGGAGGAGTTGGGAAGGGAGCCGCAAGAAATGCAACGAGATGATGGCAGATCTGGTGATGATTGaaagcctggaggagcag GAATTCATCAATAACTACACAAAGGGATATAATGATGACGCTCACGGCTACTGGATCGGGCTGAGCAACAATAACATAAACGGAACGTGGATGTGGATCAACGGTAGCAATTTCACTGTGGA GTGGCGATGTGAGCGCTTTCGGCCTGGCAGGTCATTTCCGGTGGTCTGA